The Portunus trituberculatus isolate SZX2019 chromosome 19, ASM1759143v1, whole genome shotgun sequence genome contains a region encoding:
- the LOC123506024 gene encoding LOW QUALITY PROTEIN: forkhead box protein D1-like (The sequence of the model RefSeq protein was modified relative to this genomic sequence to represent the inferred CDS: deleted 2 bases in 1 codon), which yields MASDSDLGGGPLGGSAAEGSLGPPTLYPRVVYDPHRLYDLRPHLSQTDATKFLTDRLFDKPMMERCMERPVAERYLTDRPYSDRHYLDRSFLERLGLDRQEPPDRTLPQDMREGGTLDRSVLERSLLERSALERQVQERAQAARALFDRQVQQQQAQLSILTDHQTPSPPPLPLDHCREEVRLSGPSDDSSDHGMMVDDATGPQHHQDTDAGDMPCEGAGGSEQGGEETPPLEEREVSLGPPEESTLTREADSSPPPSLVGEGRDKSEKGGEEDKDGDKQGGLVKPPYSYIALITMSILQAPKKRVTLSEICEFIINRFPYYKAKFPAWQNSIRHNLSLNDCFVKVPREPGNPGKGNYWTLDPGAIDMFDNGSFLRRRKRYKRQPAPDYLNDPHMFSLFTSGMLDPFQQQQLQQAAALLGSHHPFLQRPPIPHTLLPPPPYIPHLGGIPLGLPHLELARQVRPMLPLQGGNTPLLHPTPVKPLAVPASLAHPGLQGPIKSPCGAQLQPPSSPPSPSGHTQPLAPRTHKPFTIDSLIGRDDGKIGVGDGGSDPRSLSPPLSSPQGLPTLPSSPFHTLSRVPVSLQSSVSSASSAGTLSGMEPEHRTFLHTALLHSMAQ from the exons ATGGCCAGTGACTCTGACCTCGGCGGGGGGCCGCTGGGGGGCAGTGCCGCCGAAGGCTCTCTGGGTCCCCCGACATTATACCCTCGTGTCGTGTACGATCCCCACCGTCTGTACGACCTGCGGCCTCACCTCAGCCAGACGGACGCCACGAAGTTCCTGACGGACCGACTGTTCGACAAGCCCATGATGGAGCGCTGCATGGAGCGCCCCGTCGCTGAGCGTTACCTGACGGACCGCCCGTACTCGGACCGTCACTACCTGGACCGATCTTTTCTGGAGCGACTGGGGCTAGACCGGCAGGAGCCGCCGGATAGGACACTTCCGCAGGACATGCGGGAGGGTGGCACGTTGGACCGCTCGGTGCTGGAGCGTTCCCTGCTGGAGAGGTCAGCACTGGAAAGACAGGTACAGGAGCGGGCACAGGCAGCGCGGGCATTGTTTGACCGTCAGGTGCAACAACAGCAGGCACAATTGTCTATCTTAACAGACCACCAGACGCCGTCACCGCCCCCGCTGCCGCTGGACCACTGCCGAGAAGAAGTGCGCCTTAGTGGACCTTCTGACGACTCTTCTGACCACGGTATGATGGTGGACGACGCTACAGGGCCGCAACACCATCAGGATACCGATGCAGGAGACATGCCGTGCGAGGGAGCAGGGGGCAGCGagcaaggaggggaagagactCCGCctttagaagaaagagaagtgtcGTTAGGACCCCCTGAAGAATCCACCCTCACCAGAGAGGCAGATAGCTCTCCTCCACCGTCATTAGTGGGGGAGGGCCGCGATAAGAgcgaaaagggaggagaggaagataaagatggtGACAAACAGGGCGGGCTGGTGAAGCCTCCGTACTCGTACATCGCGCTCATCACGATGTCCATCCTGCAGGCGCCCAAGAAGCGCGTCACGCTGAGCGAGATCTGTGAGTTCATCATCAACAGGTTCCCTTACTACAAGGCAAAGTTCCCCGCCTGGCAAAACTCCATCCGTCACAACCTGTCGCTCAACGACTGCTTCGTGAAGGTGCCGCGCGAGCCCGGCAACCCCGGCAAGGGCAACTACTGGACCCTGGACCCCGGGGCCATCGACATGTTCGACAACGGATCCTTCCTCCGCCGCCGCAAGCGGTACAAGCGACAACCTGCACCAGATTATCTGAATGATCCACACATGTTTTCGCTTTTTACTTCCGGCATGCTGGACCCtttccagcagcagcaactacaGCAGGCGGCAGCACTTCTAGGCAGCCATCACCCCTTCCTGCAGCGGCCGCCGATTCCTCACACACTGCTGCCGCCGCCCCCCTACATACCCCACCTAGGTGGCATTCCCTTGGGCCTCCCTCACCTGGAACTGGCCCGCCAGGTACGCCCGATGTTACCTTTACAAGGAGGTAACACGCCCCTTCTTCACCCCACGCCCGTCAAGCCCCTAGCGGTGCCAGCGAGCCTCGCCCACCCAGGCTTACAGGGTCCCATCAAGTCTCCCTGCGGCGCGCAGCTGCAACCTCCgtcttcaccaccctccccATCGGGCCACACTCAGCCCCTCGCGCCGCGGACACACAAGCCCTTCACCATCGACTCGCTCATCGGCCGTGATGATGGCAAGATTGGGGTCGGGGATGGGGGCAGTGAC CCACGCTCCCTCAGTCCACCCCTCTCCTCACCGCAGGGACTCCCCACCCTTCCCTCGTCGCCCTTCCACACCCTGAGTCGAGTTCCTGTCTCCCTCCAGTCTTCCGTCAGTTCGGCATCGTCAGCGGGGACCCTCTCCGGCATGGAACCGGAGCACCGGACCTTCCTGCACACCGCCCTCCTTCACTCCATGGCGCAGTGA